A window from Thiosulfatimonas sediminis encodes these proteins:
- the mlaD gene encoding outer membrane lipid asymmetry maintenance protein MlaD produces the protein MKQKTTMEIWVGALLVLTFAALLMIALQVSNFTALKDKPSYQVTALFSNIGGLKVRAPVKLSGVVIGRITNITIDPKSFKARVWMEIDQEYNELSRDSSAAILTSGLLGDQYVGISPGGDIDYLTNGSEIEYTQSALVLEELIGQFLVKFSEGGDK, from the coding sequence ATGAAACAAAAAACTACGATGGAAATTTGGGTTGGCGCTTTGTTGGTGCTAACTTTTGCCGCACTGCTGATGATCGCTTTGCAGGTCAGTAATTTTACGGCACTTAAAGATAAACCCAGTTATCAAGTCACTGCGTTGTTTAGCAATATTGGTGGCTTAAAAGTTCGTGCGCCCGTGAAGTTAAGCGGCGTGGTGATTGGTCGAATCACTAATATCACCATTGACCCAAAAAGTTTTAAAGCACGGGTTTGGATGGAGATTGACCAAGAATATAATGAGTTGTCTCGCGATTCTTCGGCAGCGATTTTGACCTCTGGACTCTTGGGTGATCAGTATGTCGGCATCAGCCCTGGGGGCGATATTGATTATTTAACGAATGGCTCGGAGATTGAATACACCCAGTCCGCGCTGGTTTTAGAAGAGTTAATTGGACAATTTTTAGTGAAATTTAGCGAAGGCGGAGATAAATAA
- a CDS encoding MlaC/ttg2D family ABC transporter substrate-binding protein: MMTSKMRVHPRWLQIVLVIGLAFNALTAQAVTQSDPGKMVQELSDMLISKIAAQRAALQANPEQVLPFAKENVLPYVAQDKMARFAMGVHWRTATEAQRVDFTDAFINNLIRSYSSNFLKFEVLSATVDQVTEPKPGRAEIASTVKMSDGQTLQLVYRAFQDKDSGKWLLYDFTFNNISTLVSFRNVYGSMIDRQGVDAVIQELRSRDNSTRAAN; the protein is encoded by the coding sequence ATGATGACTTCGAAAATGCGTGTACACCCTCGTTGGTTACAGATAGTGTTGGTTATCGGCTTGGCTTTTAATGCGTTGACGGCACAAGCGGTCACGCAGAGTGATCCGGGTAAAATGGTGCAAGAATTGTCCGATATGTTGATTAGCAAAATTGCGGCACAACGTGCAGCGTTGCAAGCCAATCCGGAACAAGTTTTGCCGTTTGCCAAAGAGAATGTCTTACCTTATGTTGCCCAAGATAAGATGGCGCGTTTTGCGATGGGCGTTCACTGGCGAACGGCGACCGAGGCGCAGCGTGTCGATTTTACCGATGCGTTTATTAACAATTTGATTCGCAGCTATTCATCGAACTTTTTAAAATTTGAAGTTCTGTCGGCAACGGTGGATCAGGTCACTGAGCCAAAGCCTGGACGTGCTGAAATTGCCTCGACCGTTAAAATGAGCGATGGACAGACGCTACAGTTGGTCTACCGTGCTTTTCAAGATAAAGACAGTGGGAAATGGTTGCTGTACGACTTTACTTTTAACAATATTTCGACCTTGGTGAGTTTTCGCAATGTGTATGGCAGCATGATTGACCGTCAGGGCGTCGATGCGGTGATTCAAGAGTTGCGCAGTCGCGACAATAGCACACGCGCAGCCAATTAA
- a CDS encoding STAS domain-containing protein — protein MASEVPSLNWQPETGCLTLPVNLTILNLDAWIKQHKVLQLPVVAVDFSENQKMDSSILAMIVHWALQSTTLIQLHNCPSQASTLIDLYDLQELVRLD, from the coding sequence GTGGCATCTGAAGTTCCTTCCTTGAATTGGCAGCCGGAGACCGGCTGCTTAACCTTGCCGGTTAATTTAACCATTCTTAATTTGGATGCCTGGATAAAACAGCATAAGGTGTTGCAATTACCGGTTGTCGCGGTTGATTTTTCTGAAAATCAAAAAATGGATTCTTCTATCCTTGCGATGATAGTGCATTGGGCGCTCCAATCCACCACGCTTATCCAGCTGCATAACTGCCCGTCGCAAGCCAGTACTTTAATCGACTTATATGACCTGCAAGAGTTGGTCAGGTTGGATTAA
- a CDS encoding ABC transporter ATP-binding protein, which produces MSAVEFCNVKKQYADLHALKGVSFSVEEGAFFGLLGPNGAGKSTLINAMSGLVVPTSGSINVMGKDVISDYRVTRRALGLVPQELIADPFFNIRELLRLQSGYFGLKGAVQNAWVDELLERLALTEKANALTHQLSGGMKRRALIAMALVHKPQVLVLDEPTAGVDVDLRRTLWEFTRELHDKGHTIILTTHYLEEAEALCDKVAIMQKGQIKALDKTSALLSKHAYRYLKVSVPRAYLQADLPLPPALRGMLVEEESSALVFKIEKEVLLSEILGQLHQAQVPIEDISSRDATLEEVFIDLTADKGELKGEGKC; this is translated from the coding sequence ATGTCTGCAGTAGAGTTTTGTAATGTTAAAAAACAGTATGCTGATTTGCACGCGCTTAAAGGCGTGAGCTTCAGCGTTGAAGAAGGGGCTTTTTTTGGTCTTTTAGGTCCGAATGGCGCAGGCAAATCAACGCTGATTAATGCGATGTCCGGTTTGGTGGTGCCCACGTCGGGTTCAATCAATGTGATGGGTAAAGATGTCATTAGCGATTACCGCGTGACGCGCCGTGCGCTTGGTTTAGTTCCTCAAGAGTTGATTGCGGATCCATTTTTTAATATCCGCGAATTGCTGCGTTTACAGTCTGGCTATTTTGGTTTGAAGGGTGCGGTGCAAAACGCCTGGGTTGATGAGTTATTGGAGCGCTTGGCCTTAACCGAAAAAGCGAATGCTTTAACCCATCAATTGTCCGGCGGCATGAAGCGGCGTGCGTTGATTGCGATGGCCTTAGTGCATAAGCCGCAGGTTTTGGTGTTGGACGAACCCACCGCAGGGGTGGATGTGGACTTGCGGCGAACGCTGTGGGAGTTTACCCGTGAATTGCACGATAAAGGTCATACGATTATTTTGACCACGCATTATTTAGAAGAGGCCGAGGCCTTGTGCGATAAAGTGGCGATTATGCAAAAAGGGCAGATTAAAGCTTTGGATAAAACCTCGGCGCTTTTGTCGAAACACGCATACCGTTATTTAAAGGTCAGTGTGCCGCGTGCCTATTTGCAAGCCGATTTACCATTGCCGCCTGCCTTGCGGGGGATGTTGGTTGAAGAAGAGTCGAGCGCCTTGGTGTTTAAAATCGAGAAAGAGGTCTTGTTAAGCGAGATTCTTGGGCAGCTGCATCAAGCGCAAGTACCGATAGAAGACATTAGTAGTCGTGATGCGACTTTGGAAGAGGTGTTTATTGACTTGACGGCGGATAAAGGCGAATTGAAAGGAGAGGGCAAATGCTAA
- a CDS encoding ABC transporter permease gives MLNWAGTWALFLKEVRRFNSVAVQTIFAPVVATLLYLLVFGQVIDTQTDVFSGVSYSQFLIPGLVMMAILQNAFSNSSSSLIQSKMHGNLTFVLLSPISPLEFYIAFTAASIVRGLAVGLGILLVGAIAFDLTWQAPHWIVIFAILSAAMMGGLGMLAGIVSDKYDHLAAFQNFIIMPLTFLSGVFYSIHALPEIWQQISHFNPFFYMVDGFRYGFFEKADVSIYLSLAVTLLFLVVVSAINLILLNKGVKIRE, from the coding sequence ATGCTAAATTGGGCTGGCACTTGGGCGCTTTTCTTAAAAGAAGTACGTCGTTTTAATTCGGTGGCGGTGCAAACCATTTTTGCCCCTGTGGTCGCCACTTTGTTGTATTTATTGGTATTTGGCCAAGTGATTGATACGCAAACCGATGTGTTTAGCGGTGTGTCTTACAGCCAATTTTTGATTCCTGGTTTGGTGATGATGGCGATTTTGCAAAATGCCTTCTCAAACAGTTCGTCGAGTTTGATTCAATCCAAAATGCACGGCAATTTGACGTTTGTGCTGCTTAGCCCGATTTCGCCACTGGAATTTTACATTGCTTTTACAGCGGCTTCTATTGTGCGCGGTTTGGCGGTTGGTTTAGGGATTCTGCTGGTAGGCGCGATTGCGTTTGATTTGACTTGGCAAGCGCCGCACTGGATTGTTATTTTTGCCATTCTGAGCGCAGCGATGATGGGCGGTTTGGGTATGTTGGCCGGCATTGTCTCAGACAAGTATGACCATCTGGCGGCTTTCCAAAACTTTATCATTATGCCTTTGACCTTCTTAAGTGGCGTTTTTTACTCGATTCATGCCTTGCCCGAAATCTGGCAGCAAATATCGCACTTTAATCCGTTTTTTTATATGGTGGACGGTTTTCGCTACGGTTTTTTTGAAAAAGCGGATGTCAGTATTTATTTAAGTTTAGCGGTGACATTGTTGTTCCTTGTGGTGGTTTCTGCGATAAATCTGATTTTATTAAACAAAGGCGTTAAAATACGCGAATAA
- a CDS encoding BolA family protein → MSPETIRQRIQAVLPDSTVETIGADCNFTVIVTSAEFEGKPQIKRHRIVNDIFKADIESGALHALSIKTLTP, encoded by the coding sequence ATGTCGCCTGAAACCATTCGTCAGCGGATTCAAGCTGTTTTACCGGATAGTACGGTTGAAACCATCGGTGCTGATTGCAATTTTACCGTGATTGTGACCAGTGCAGAATTTGAAGGTAAGCCGCAGATTAAACGTCATCGTATCGTCAATGACATTTTTAAAGCGGACATCGAAAGTGGCGCACTGCACGCCTTGTCGATTAAAACGCTAACCCCTTAG
- the murA gene encoding UDP-N-acetylglucosamine 1-carboxyvinyltransferase gives MDKLVIKGQGELSGSVEISGSKNAALPILMGCLLAETPVKLANVPHLMDVTTTLHLLGAMGVDILFDENRCIEIDASNIKHREAPYELVKTMRASILVLGPLLARFGEAKVSLPGGCAIGSRPVNIHLDGMEKMGAKIEVEDGYVVAKVDGRLQGAEIDMPMVTVTGTENLLMAAVLAEGITILRNAAREPEVTDLAQFLVKMGAKITGIGTDTLVIEGVKKLNGVEYSVIPDRIEAGTYLAAAVLTHSKLTVTKVVPQHLTDVIKKFKEAGAEVSCTADTITLDMRDRKLVPVNIETAPYPDFPTDMQAQFLVMNALAEGESTVQETIFENRFMHVSELMRMGAKITVEGNTAKVQGISKLKGACVMATDLRASACLVLAGLVAEGETVIDRVYHIDRGYELIEEKFHKIGAHIYRRT, from the coding sequence ATGGATAAACTTGTCATAAAAGGCCAGGGAGAACTCTCTGGCAGTGTTGAAATTTCGGGCTCGAAAAATGCCGCTTTGCCCATTTTAATGGGCTGCCTTTTGGCGGAAACGCCGGTTAAATTAGCGAATGTACCGCATCTAATGGACGTTACCACGACCTTGCATCTGTTGGGTGCAATGGGTGTGGACATTTTATTTGATGAAAATCGTTGCATCGAAATTGATGCATCAAATATCAAACACCGTGAAGCCCCTTACGAGCTGGTGAAAACCATGCGTGCTTCGATTTTGGTGTTGGGGCCATTGCTAGCGCGTTTTGGCGAAGCGAAGGTGTCTCTGCCTGGGGGCTGTGCGATTGGCTCAAGACCGGTCAATATTCACCTCGACGGCATGGAGAAAATGGGCGCGAAAATCGAGGTTGAAGACGGTTATGTTGTCGCTAAAGTCGATGGGCGTTTGCAAGGGGCTGAAATTGATATGCCGATGGTGACGGTTACCGGCACCGAAAACTTGTTAATGGCAGCGGTTTTGGCGGAAGGGATTACCATTTTACGCAATGCCGCACGCGAACCGGAAGTGACTGATTTAGCGCAATTTCTGGTGAAGATGGGCGCCAAAATTACCGGTATCGGAACCGATACTTTGGTGATTGAGGGCGTTAAGAAACTTAATGGCGTCGAATACAGTGTCATTCCAGATCGGATTGAGGCCGGTACTTATTTGGCGGCTGCCGTGTTAACGCACAGTAAGTTGACGGTGACTAAAGTGGTACCGCAGCATTTAACGGACGTGATTAAAAAGTTTAAAGAGGCTGGGGCAGAAGTAAGTTGTACTGCCGATACGATTACCTTGGATATGCGCGATCGTAAATTGGTGCCGGTAAATATTGAAACCGCCCCTTATCCGGATTTCCCTACCGATATGCAGGCACAGTTTTTGGTGATGAATGCGCTTGCTGAAGGTGAGTCCACTGTGCAGGAAACAATTTTTGAAAATCGCTTTATGCACGTTTCTGAATTGATGCGCATGGGGGCGAAGATTACCGTAGAGGGTAATACGGCCAAGGTTCAAGGGATAAGCAAATTAAAAGGCGCCTGCGTAATGGCAACTGACTTGCGTGCGTCGGCGTGTTTGGTGTTGGCCGGTTTAGTGGCCGAAGGCGAGACGGTGATTGATCGTGTGTATCATATTGATCGCGGTTATGAACTGATTGAAGAAAAATTCCATAAAATCGGAGCGCATATTTATCGTCGAACTTAG
- the hisG gene encoding ATP phosphoribosyltransferase — MNEQLTIALSKGRIYQDTLPLLEAANIIPQEDPSKSRKLIIPTNHANVRLLIVRATDAPTYVAHGAADIGVAGKDVLMEAPSDNIYELLDLQIAKCKLMVAGSEVEKPHGHRLKIATKYIKSAQAYYAQKGEQVDLIKLYGSMEIAPLIDLADRIVDLVDTGNTLRANGLVPMEHIAEISSRLIVNQHAYKTKFNQINEIVQQFKSVIEK; from the coding sequence ATGAATGAACAATTAACGATAGCGCTATCAAAAGGGCGTATTTACCAAGACACTTTGCCACTATTAGAAGCGGCAAACATTATTCCGCAAGAAGATCCAAGCAAAAGCCGTAAGCTGATTATTCCAACCAATCATGCGAATGTACGTCTGTTGATTGTCCGTGCGACCGATGCGCCGACCTATGTCGCGCATGGTGCCGCCGATATCGGTGTGGCCGGTAAAGATGTATTGATGGAGGCTCCGTCGGACAATATCTACGAGCTATTGGATTTGCAAATTGCCAAATGTAAGTTGATGGTTGCGGGATCAGAAGTTGAAAAGCCGCATGGTCATCGTCTGAAAATTGCCACCAAATACATTAAATCAGCCCAAGCTTATTACGCACAGAAAGGCGAGCAGGTCGATTTAATTAAACTGTATGGTTCGATGGAAATCGCTCCTTTAATCGATTTGGCCGACCGTATTGTCGATTTGGTCGATACCGGCAATACCTTACGCGCTAACGGCCTTGTGCCGATGGAGCATATTGCCGAAATCAGTTCGCGTTTGATTGTGAATCAGCATGCTTACAAAACTAAATTCAACCAGATTAATGAAATCGTTCAACAATTTAAATCAGTCATCGAGAAGTAA
- the hisD gene encoding histidinol dehydrogenase has translation MLNIRRLSANEAGFREELDQLLAWETVSNRSVNDIVNEVCARVRSEGDAALLEYTAKFDRMQLASGAELEISKERLQAALQNIPAAQREALEVSAQRVRDYHERQVQSSWTYEEADGTMLGQQVTPLDSVGLYVPGGKAAYPSSVIMNAIPAKVAGVEKLIMVVPTPDGEVNEMVLAAAAICDVDAVFTLGGAQAIAALAYGTETVPAVDKIVGPGNIFVATAKRLVFGTVGIDMIAGPSEILVYCDGKTDPDWIAVDLFSQAEHDEDAQSILVTQDAEFADKVHASMTKLIETMPRKAIIETALRDRGAIIVVDNEAQAIEMINLIAPEHLELSVDDPKALLPKIRHAGAIFMGRYTAEALGDYCAGPNHVLPTSRTARFSSPLGVYDFQKRSSLIMCSAEGANYLGKIAGELADGEGLQAHAASARYRVTD, from the coding sequence ATGTTAAATATTCGACGTTTATCTGCCAATGAAGCAGGATTTAGAGAAGAGTTAGATCAATTATTGGCATGGGAAACCGTATCTAATCGTTCGGTCAACGATATTGTTAACGAAGTCTGCGCCCGTGTTCGCAGTGAAGGCGATGCCGCTCTGTTGGAATATACCGCTAAATTTGACCGTATGCAGTTAGCAAGCGGTGCTGAGTTGGAGATTTCTAAAGAGCGTCTTCAAGCGGCTTTGCAAAATATTCCAGCTGCACAGCGTGAAGCGTTGGAAGTGTCAGCGCAGCGTGTACGTGACTATCATGAGCGTCAAGTACAAAGCTCTTGGACTTATGAAGAAGCTGACGGCACCATGTTAGGCCAGCAGGTAACGCCGTTGGATTCGGTTGGACTCTATGTTCCGGGCGGAAAAGCGGCTTATCCATCATCGGTGATTATGAATGCGATTCCTGCGAAAGTGGCGGGTGTCGAAAAATTGATTATGGTTGTGCCAACGCCGGACGGCGAAGTGAACGAGATGGTGTTGGCGGCGGCGGCGATTTGTGATGTTGATGCGGTGTTTACTCTTGGCGGAGCTCAGGCAATCGCGGCATTGGCTTACGGCACCGAAACCGTGCCGGCGGTGGATAAGATTGTTGGCCCTGGAAATATTTTCGTCGCCACAGCGAAGCGTTTAGTGTTTGGTACGGTGGGTATCGACATGATTGCTGGTCCTTCTGAAATTTTGGTGTATTGCGATGGTAAAACCGATCCAGATTGGATTGCGGTGGATCTGTTCTCACAAGCTGAGCACGATGAAGATGCCCAGTCGATTTTGGTCACTCAAGATGCCGAGTTTGCTGATAAGGTACACGCCAGCATGACCAAATTGATTGAGACAATGCCGCGTAAAGCGATCATTGAAACGGCTTTGCGTGACCGTGGAGCAATTATCGTGGTCGATAACGAAGCGCAAGCGATTGAAATGATTAATTTGATTGCGCCAGAGCATTTAGAACTGTCGGTTGATGATCCAAAGGCGCTATTGCCGAAAATCCGCCATGCGGGTGCGATTTTTATGGGTCGTTATACTGCTGAAGCGTTGGGTGATTATTGCGCCGGACCAAACCACGTCTTGCCAACATCACGTACAGCGCGTTTTTCATCGCCGTTAGGTGTGTACGATTTCCAAAAACGCTCTAGCTTGATTATGTGTTCTGCTGAAGGCGCTAATTACTTAGGTAAAATTGCCGGTGAATTGGCGGATGGCGAAGGCTTGCAAGCGCACGCTGCTTCGGCTCGTTATCGTGTAACCGACTAA
- a CDS encoding Nif3-like dinuclear metal center hexameric protein, translating to MQRHILEKYIDELLQVELYKDYAPNGLQVEGKSKIRKIVTGVTASQALIDAAIDLGADAILVHHGYFWKSEPQQIIGFKQRRIKSLLLNDINLFAYHLPLDGHAELGNNAQLAKLWGLKVTEQDGLLFSADLDTPIAVEAFYDRVDETLQRKPLWLQGGPGILKKICWCSGGAQGYIDQAIAKRADLFISGEVSEQTTHLAAECGIHYFAAGHHATERLGIKALGEHLAEKFALDVTFIDIENPV from the coding sequence ATGCAACGTCATATTTTGGAAAAATACATTGACGAGCTGTTGCAAGTTGAACTTTACAAAGACTATGCACCGAATGGTTTGCAGGTTGAAGGCAAGAGCAAAATTCGCAAGATTGTCACTGGCGTGACAGCCAGTCAGGCATTGATTGATGCAGCCATAGACCTCGGCGCAGACGCTATTTTAGTACATCATGGCTATTTCTGGAAAAGCGAACCACAGCAGATTATTGGTTTTAAACAGCGCCGTATTAAAAGCTTATTACTGAATGACATCAATCTGTTCGCTTATCATTTACCCTTGGACGGTCATGCTGAATTGGGTAATAATGCGCAGTTGGCTAAGCTGTGGGGATTGAAGGTCACAGAACAGGACGGCTTGTTGTTTAGTGCCGACCTAGATACACCTATTGCGGTCGAAGCGTTTTACGATCGAGTGGATGAAACCTTGCAACGTAAACCGTTGTGGTTGCAAGGAGGCCCTGGGATTCTAAAAAAAATCTGTTGGTGTTCGGGCGGTGCACAAGGCTATATTGACCAAGCGATTGCGAAGCGAGCGGATCTCTTTATCAGTGGTGAAGTGTCGGAACAGACCACGCATTTAGCCGCTGAGTGTGGCATTCACTATTTTGCGGCAGGGCATCATGCGACTGAGCGCTTGGGAATCAAGGCCTTAGGTGAGCATTTGGCGGAAAAGTTTGCGCTGGATGTTACCTTTATTGATATTGAAAATCCGGTTTGA
- the petA gene encoding ubiquinol-cytochrome c reductase iron-sulfur subunit: MSIEQNNDSSVDLKRRRILTGVTGVVGAAGATFLAVPFVSSWQPSEKAKAAGAPVNADISKLQSGQMLTVEWRGKPVWIVRRTPEMLAGLPALDGDLRDPASNESDQPAYCQNATRAVKEEYLVVVGVCTHLGCAPLYRPAIGSPDVSADWQGGFFCPCHGSRFDLAGRVFKSVPAPTNLEIPPYHFINDSIVRIGEGPTAGGAA; the protein is encoded by the coding sequence ATGTCGATAGAACAAAATAATGACTCTAGTGTAGACCTAAAGCGCCGTCGGATTCTGACCGGTGTGACAGGGGTTGTCGGAGCGGCAGGGGCGACGTTCTTGGCGGTTCCGTTTGTTAGCTCATGGCAACCTAGCGAAAAAGCTAAGGCGGCAGGTGCGCCAGTCAATGCCGATATTAGTAAACTGCAATCTGGGCAAATGCTGACCGTTGAGTGGCGTGGTAAGCCAGTATGGATTGTACGCCGTACTCCGGAGATGCTTGCTGGTTTACCGGCTTTAGATGGCGATTTACGTGATCCGGCATCCAATGAATCTGACCAGCCAGCGTATTGTCAAAATGCGACTCGTGCGGTGAAAGAGGAATACCTTGTCGTCGTCGGTGTCTGTACCCATCTTGGCTGTGCGCCTTTGTATCGTCCAGCGATTGGTTCGCCGGATGTGTCTGCCGATTGGCAGGGCGGTTTTTTCTGTCCATGCCACGGTTCGCGTTTTGACTTGGCGGGTCGCGTATTTAAATCAGTGCCTGCGCCAACCAATTTGGAAATCCCACCTTATCACTTTATCAACGACAGTATTGTGCGTATTGGTGAAGGCCCAACTGCAGGAGGGGCGGCATAA